Proteins from one Staphylococcus saprophyticus subsp. saprophyticus ATCC 15305 = NCTC 7292 genomic window:
- the ftsW gene encoding cell division peptidoglycan polymerase FtsW: MNNIKRFFRYISKNAKYIDYPLVVTYLLLCLIGLVMVYSASMVAATKGSLTGGISVPGTYFYTRQLMYVIMSLVIVFFMAFFMNVKLLETIRFQKWMMIGIIILLAATLVVGSNINGSKSWINLGFMNLQASELLKIAIILYIPYMIEKKRPKVFKQPKLMTSPIILAGLCIALVLLQRDVGQTLLIMIIFVSILFYAGIGVQKSIKYGLLIIVGVVIIGSLFLIIGLVPDYLTARFSTLTNPFSQESGTGYHISNSLIAIGNGGLLGRGLGNSIMKLGYLPEPHTDFIFSIICEELGLVGGLVVICLLFFIVYRAFELANKTNSYFYKLVCVGVASYIGSQTFVNLGGISGTIPLTGVPLPFISFGGSSMISLSIALGLLLITGKQIRIEAYRKKQANKKKTHIGMTRRY; the protein is encoded by the coding sequence ATGAATAACATAAAACGGTTTTTTCGATATATAAGTAAAAATGCCAAATATATCGATTATCCACTCGTAGTTACATATTTATTATTATGTCTAATTGGTTTGGTTATGGTATATAGTGCAAGTATGGTTGCTGCTACAAAAGGATCGTTGACAGGTGGCATATCCGTACCAGGTACGTACTTTTATACAAGACAATTAATGTACGTGATAATGAGTTTAGTTATAGTATTTTTCATGGCATTCTTCATGAATGTTAAATTATTAGAAACAATTAGATTTCAAAAATGGATGATGATTGGCATCATTATTTTACTTGCTGCAACACTAGTTGTTGGTAGTAATATCAATGGTTCCAAAAGTTGGATTAATTTAGGTTTTATGAATTTACAAGCTTCTGAATTGTTGAAAATTGCAATCATCTTATATATTCCTTACATGATTGAAAAGAAACGACCAAAAGTATTTAAACAGCCAAAATTAATGACTTCACCAATTATTTTAGCAGGATTGTGTATCGCATTAGTGCTGTTACAGCGCGATGTCGGACAAACGTTATTGATTATGATTATATTCGTTTCAATACTTTTCTATGCTGGTATTGGTGTCCAAAAGTCCATTAAATACGGTCTGTTAATTATAGTAGGTGTCGTTATTATTGGCTCGCTCTTCTTAATTATTGGTTTAGTACCAGATTACTTAACAGCGAGATTTAGTACGTTAACAAATCCATTTAGCCAAGAATCAGGTACGGGGTATCATATTTCTAATTCCCTAATTGCCATCGGGAATGGTGGCTTGCTAGGTAGAGGCCTAGGCAACAGTATCATGAAATTAGGTTATTTGCCTGAACCACATACAGATTTTATTTTTTCTATTATATGTGAAGAATTAGGTTTAGTAGGTGGCCTTGTAGTCATTTGTTTACTATTCTTTATCGTCTATAGAGCCTTTGAGTTAGCTAATAAGACAAATTCTTATTTTTATAAACTCGTATGTGTTGGTGTAGCTAGTTATATAGGAAGTCAAACTTTCGTTAATTTAGGTGGTATTTCAGGTACAATTCCTTTAACAGGGGTGCCATTACCATTTATCAGTTTTGGTGGTTCATCTATGATTAGTTTAAGTATCGCTTTAGGTTTATTACTTATTACCGGTAAACAAATAAGAATAGAAGCTTATAGAAAAAAACAAGCGAATAAGAAAAAGACTCATATCGGAATGACTAGACGGTATTAA
- a CDS encoding YlaN family protein, with product MEKNQKINNAAYDQLNKDADRILQLIKVQMDNLTLPQCPLYEEVLDTQMFGLQKEVDFAVQLGLVDREVGKDLMLRLEKELSKLHDAFTNV from the coding sequence TTGGAAAAAAATCAAAAAATTAACAATGCGGCATATGACCAATTGAATAAAGATGCTGATAGGATTCTCCAACTTATTAAAGTACAAATGGATAATCTTACATTACCTCAATGCCCATTATATGAAGAAGTACTTGATACACAAATGTTTGGATTACAAAAAGAAGTGGATTTTGCTGTACAACTTGGTTTAGTTGACAGAGAAGTGGGCAAAGATTTAATGCTTCGTTTAGAAAAAGAACTTTCTAAATTGCATGATGCATTTACTAATGTTTAA
- a CDS encoding DUF2197 domain-containing protein translates to MKKVKCIICDTEVFIDQNTLEAKRLRNDPMHTFMCDECKSRLDTPKQRNQDTTYNHR, encoded by the coding sequence ATGAAGAAAGTGAAATGTATCATTTGTGATACGGAAGTGTTCATAGATCAAAATACATTAGAAGCCAAAAGATTACGTAACGATCCAATGCATACGTTTATGTGTGATGAATGTAAAAGTAGACTTGATACACCAAAACAACGTAATCAAGATACAACGTATAATCATCGTTAA
- the typA gene encoding translational GTPase TypA — protein sequence MTKIREDVRNIAIIAHVDHGKTTLVDELLKQSGIFRENEHVDERAMDSNDIERERGITILAKNTAVNYKDNRINILDTPGHADFGGEVERIMKMVDGVVLVVDAYEGTMPQTRFVLKKALEQNLKPVVVVNKIDKPEARPEGVVDEVLDLFIELEANDEQLDFPVVYASAVNGTASLDPEKQDENMQSLYETIIDYVPAPVDNRDEPLQFQTALLDYSDYLGRIGVGRVFRGTMRVGDNVSLIKLDGSIKNFRVTKIFGFFGLKREEVNEAYAGDLIAVSGMEDINVGETVTPTDNQEALPVLRIDEPTLEMTFRVNNSPFAGREGDYVTSRQIQERLDQQLETDVSLKVTQTESPDKWIVAGRGELHLSILIENMRREGFELQVSKPQVILREIDGVQCEPFERVQCEVPQEYTGAVIESLGQRKGEMLDMVTTDNGLTRIIFMVPARGLIGYTTEFMSQTRGYGIINHTFEEFKPRVKGRIGGRRNGALVSLDQGKASSYALMGLEDRGVNFMEPGTEVYEGMVVGEHNRENDLTVNVTKEKNQTNVRSSNKDQTVTMKRPRTLTLEEALQFINDDELVEATPENIRIRKTVLEKNAREKEAKRIKQLMQEDE from the coding sequence ATGACTAAAATAAGAGAAGATGTTCGTAATATAGCTATCATTGCTCACGTTGACCATGGTAAAACGACACTTGTAGACGAATTGTTAAAACAATCAGGAATTTTCCGTGAGAATGAGCACGTAGACGAAAGAGCAATGGATTCAAATGATATTGAAAGAGAACGTGGTATCACTATCCTTGCGAAAAATACAGCAGTAAATTACAAAGATAATCGAATTAATATATTAGATACACCAGGACATGCTGACTTCGGTGGAGAAGTAGAACGTATCATGAAAATGGTTGATGGTGTTGTTTTAGTAGTAGATGCATATGAAGGTACAATGCCTCAAACACGCTTTGTTTTGAAAAAAGCATTAGAACAAAACTTGAAACCAGTTGTAGTTGTAAATAAAATTGACAAACCAGAAGCTAGACCTGAAGGTGTAGTTGATGAAGTTTTAGACTTATTTATTGAATTAGAAGCAAACGATGAACAACTTGATTTCCCAGTTGTATATGCTTCAGCAGTGAATGGTACTGCAAGTTTAGATCCAGAAAAACAAGATGAAAACATGCAATCATTGTATGAAACAATCATTGATTATGTACCAGCTCCTGTAGATAATAGAGATGAGCCACTTCAATTCCAAACAGCACTATTAGACTATAGTGACTATTTAGGACGTATTGGTGTTGGTCGTGTATTTAGAGGAACAATGCGTGTCGGTGACAATGTATCATTGATTAAATTAGACGGATCAATTAAAAACTTCCGTGTAACAAAAATCTTTGGTTTCTTCGGTTTGAAACGTGAAGAAGTTAATGAAGCATATGCTGGGGACCTAATTGCTGTATCAGGAATGGAAGATATTAACGTTGGTGAAACAGTAACGCCAACTGATAACCAAGAGGCATTACCAGTATTAAGAATTGATGAACCAACACTAGAAATGACTTTCAGAGTAAACAATTCTCCATTCGCAGGTCGTGAAGGTGATTACGTGACTTCACGTCAAATTCAAGAACGTTTAGATCAACAATTAGAAACAGACGTTTCTTTAAAAGTTACACAAACTGAATCTCCAGATAAATGGATTGTTGCAGGTCGTGGTGAATTACACTTATCTATATTAATTGAAAATATGAGACGTGAAGGTTTCGAATTACAAGTTTCTAAACCACAAGTTATCTTAAGAGAAATTGATGGCGTACAATGTGAGCCATTTGAACGTGTACAATGTGAAGTACCACAAGAATATACAGGTGCTGTGATTGAATCATTAGGACAACGTAAAGGTGAAATGTTAGACATGGTCACTACAGACAATGGCTTAACACGTATTATCTTTATGGTACCAGCGCGTGGATTAATCGGTTATACTACTGAATTTATGTCTCAAACACGTGGTTATGGTATTATTAACCATACATTTGAAGAATTTAAACCACGTGTTAAAGGCCGTATCGGTGGTAGAAGAAATGGCGCATTAGTATCATTAGATCAAGGTAAAGCAAGTTCATATGCACTTATGGGCTTAGAAGACCGTGGTGTAAACTTTATGGAACCAGGTACTGAAGTTTATGAAGGTATGGTTGTTGGTGAACATAACCGTGAAAATGACTTAACAGTTAATGTAACGAAAGAGAAAAACCAAACTAACGTACGTTCTTCTAATAAAGACCAAACAGTTACAATGAAACGTCCAAGAACGTTAACACTTGAAGAAGCTTTACAATTTATTAATGACGATGAACTTGTAGAAGCTACGCCAGAAAACATCCGTATTAGAAAAACAGTATTAGAGAAAAATGCACGTGAAAAAGAAGCGAAACGTATTAAACAATTAATGCAAGAAGATGAATAA
- a CDS encoding DUF5325 family protein, producing the protein MQQKKSKAIFWVLAVVAIIFLLLFSFSLAATNVPFMILTFILFIATFGYGFTLKKKYRENDWL; encoded by the coding sequence ATGCAACAAAAAAAATCAAAAGCAATATTTTGGGTACTCGCTGTGGTTGCTATAATATTTTTACTTTTATTTAGCTTCAGTTTAGCTGCTACAAATGTTCCATTCATGATTTTAACATTTATATTATTCATTGCAACATTTGGTTACGGTTTCACGTTAAAGAAGAAATATCGTGAAAATGATTGGCTATAA
- a CDS encoding inositol monophosphatase family protein, with translation MTVYEFAKGLILEAGINVKKIMKQDIKIETKSNPNDLVTNVDKATEKYLFDNIKQTYPNHLVIGEEGHGHELKDEAGVVWVIDPIDGTLNFVHQQENFAISIGIYNDGKPYAGFVYDVMNDVLYHAKTGEGAYENGNLLPAISSTQLKTSIIGINPNWLTKPRLGEMFKPIVNEARSARAYGSAALEIIHVATGKLGAYMTPRLQPWDFAGGLIILNEVGGVGTNLLGEPLSIYEPSSIIMANKDLHSELIDNHFKKNYEIVQLLQQKLKAKND, from the coding sequence ATGACTGTTTATGAATTTGCAAAAGGCCTTATATTAGAAGCAGGAATCAATGTAAAAAAAATAATGAAACAAGACATTAAGATTGAGACAAAATCAAATCCTAATGATCTAGTGACGAATGTGGATAAAGCTACGGAGAAATATCTTTTTGATAACATCAAGCAAACATACCCGAATCATTTAGTTATAGGTGAAGAAGGACATGGACATGAGCTGAAAGACGAGGCAGGGGTAGTTTGGGTTATCGATCCAATTGATGGTACGTTGAATTTTGTACATCAGCAAGAAAATTTTGCAATTTCAATCGGTATCTATAATGATGGGAAACCATATGCTGGCTTTGTTTATGACGTTATGAACGATGTATTATATCATGCTAAAACGGGTGAAGGCGCATATGAAAACGGTAATTTGTTACCAGCAATTTCTTCCACACAACTAAAAACGAGTATTATTGGTATCAATCCCAATTGGCTAACTAAACCACGCTTAGGTGAAATGTTTAAACCCATCGTAAATGAAGCAAGGAGCGCGCGTGCCTATGGTTCTGCAGCGTTAGAAATCATACACGTGGCAACTGGTAAATTAGGTGCATATATGACACCTAGATTACAACCATGGGATTTTGCAGGTGGTTTGATTATCTTAAATGAAGTGGGGGGCGTCGGCACAAACTTATTAGGAGAACCCTTATCCATATATGAACCGAGTTCGATTATAATGGCAAATAAGGATTTACATTCAGAGTTAATAGATAACCATTTCAAAAAAAATTATGAAATAGTTCAATTATTACAGCAAAAATTAAAAGCTAAAAATGATTAG
- a CDS encoding YktB family protein: MTKYTFKPKNFKAFTVDGLDARMEALNERVRPQLNHLGDYFAQYLETATGEIFYPHVAKHARRSVNPPKDTWVAFATNNRGYKMQPHFQIGLFENQLFVMYGVMHEAKDKAQQVQAFVDQFDALRNLPSDYSVSLDHMSQEKTYIHNMTDEDLFKAFRRVKEVKKGEFFVARTLSPNSEHLKNDKAFLSFLEETFEQLLKFYK; encoded by the coding sequence ATGACTAAATATACATTTAAACCTAAGAATTTTAAAGCATTCACTGTTGATGGTCTTGATGCAAGAATGGAAGCACTCAACGAACGCGTTAGACCACAATTAAATCATTTGGGTGACTACTTCGCACAATACTTGGAAACTGCTACTGGCGAAATTTTCTATCCACATGTTGCTAAACATGCACGTAGAAGTGTCAATCCACCCAAAGATACTTGGGTCGCTTTTGCAACAAATAATCGTGGTTATAAAATGCAACCACATTTTCAAATAGGCCTTTTTGAAAATCAATTGTTCGTTATGTATGGTGTGATGCATGAAGCCAAGGATAAAGCGCAACAAGTACAAGCTTTTGTAGATCAATTCGATGCATTGAGAAATTTACCCTCAGATTATAGCGTGAGTTTAGACCATATGAGTCAAGAAAAAACGTATATCCACAATATGACTGACGAAGATTTATTCAAAGCGTTTAGGCGCGTTAAAGAAGTGAAAAAAGGTGAATTTTTCGTTGCTCGTACTTTGTCACCAAATTCAGAACACCTTAAAAATGATAAAGCTTTCCTATCTTTCTTAGAAGAAACGTTTGAACAACTGTTAAAATTTTATAAATAA
- a CDS encoding DUF4064 domain-containing protein, giving the protein MNRKPERIMAWIANGLSILFLLLMVLVFSFMNVPEFKEAFHQMNQQQGLEMSMETFKTSIMFQGVLLIISTILGILGTFIIKGNRVLAACVFIIAAITSIFSGNFVALILWFIVGIMLFVKKDKRFDHHKGIVSNDNANDTHNANRTEDMDPDREMKQKKDNDPYIY; this is encoded by the coding sequence ATGAATAGGAAACCTGAACGTATCATGGCGTGGATTGCAAATGGTCTTAGTATACTGTTTCTATTATTAATGGTTCTAGTCTTTTCATTTATGAATGTACCAGAATTTAAAGAGGCATTTCATCAAATGAATCAGCAACAAGGACTAGAAATGTCGATGGAAACATTTAAAACATCTATTATGTTTCAAGGCGTTTTATTAATTATTTCTACGATACTTGGTATATTGGGAACTTTTATTATCAAAGGAAATCGTGTGTTGGCTGCTTGTGTTTTTATAATTGCAGCAATCACTAGTATATTTTCCGGGAATTTTGTTGCGCTCATTTTGTGGTTTATTGTTGGTATCATGTTATTCGTCAAAAAGGATAAGCGCTTTGACCATCACAAAGGTATTGTTTCAAACGATAACGCTAATGATACGCATAATGCCAATCGAACTGAGGACATGGATCCAGATCGTGAAATGAAACAGAAGAAAGATAATGACCCTTATATTTATTAA